A stretch of Bacillus horti DNA encodes these proteins:
- a CDS encoding tetratricopeptide repeat protein — MDREELLKPEHIAPFVQLDYHEVLKRLSIPYFINPNEDEEYLVPPTILFADGDVELEEKLPIPFAYYPSSILLVVNGNLRVAHEHSLAYYVTGDVDVDVLNMNNFQICKGKETIRYFQMVLAEDDNTVTTFPRRNVTAPLFIAWNYDLNGYDISPHTAIFALYEDYMVEPYRSENPLFRDHASYYALKEEYIDEVEYSYENNFVYRTSDMYKAMRNGESIFREGFDVACMPYYRKGVPAFLERMAYKEAFFYFKEVIRISPSMGSAYSYMAQCLDKSGDWASAESYYIKAKELISEKIIYMHEGLDECLAAIAGYKQDPNKKSTQVTWINQSLTDL; from the coding sequence ATGGATCGAGAAGAGCTTTTAAAACCAGAACATATTGCACCGTTTGTACAATTAGACTATCACGAAGTCTTAAAAAGACTAAGTATTCCTTATTTCATTAATCCTAACGAGGATGAAGAATATCTGGTTCCTCCTACTATTCTATTTGCTGATGGAGATGTGGAGCTAGAGGAAAAGCTTCCTATCCCATTCGCCTACTATCCTTCAAGCATTTTACTTGTTGTGAATGGTAATCTGAGAGTTGCTCATGAGCATTCGTTAGCCTATTATGTGACAGGAGACGTTGACGTTGATGTGCTGAACATGAACAATTTTCAGATATGTAAGGGGAAGGAAACCATAAGGTATTTTCAGATGGTGCTTGCTGAAGATGATAACACAGTAACAACCTTCCCTCGTCGTAATGTCACTGCGCCCCTTTTTATAGCTTGGAATTATGATCTTAATGGCTACGATATTAGCCCTCATACAGCTATTTTTGCCTTATATGAAGATTATATGGTAGAGCCATACCGCTCGGAAAATCCTTTGTTTCGTGACCATGCTTCCTATTACGCCTTGAAAGAAGAGTACATTGATGAGGTCGAGTATTCCTACGAAAATAATTTTGTCTATCGGACATCTGACATGTATAAGGCGATGCGAAATGGAGAGTCGATATTTCGGGAGGGATTTGATGTAGCCTGTATGCCCTATTATCGTAAGGGGGTACCTGCGTTTCTTGAAAGGATGGCATATAAGGAGGCCTTTTTCTATTTCAAAGAGGTAATCCGAATTTCTCCAAGCATGGGCTCCGCTTATTCATACATGGCACAATGTCTTGATAAATCAGGGGATTGGGCTTCTGCAGAGTCTTACTACATTAAAGCTAAGGAGCTCATATCAGAAAAAATAATCTATATGCATGAAGGTTTAGATGAGTGTCTAGCAGCGATAGCTGGTTATAAACAGGATCCTAACAAGAAGTCGACACAGGTTACGTGGATCAATCAGTCATTAACTGATCTCTAA
- a CDS encoding FAD-dependent oxidoreductase, producing MSEKKSLHVLEQQITINIDHNNYAIPKGYSLATAISEVKGLGYRQTRFGDVRGPVCNMGVCFECSVYVQGKGNIRACMIEVEEGMVVHTTPDFEQLSMAEGEEEGRAVGADGEGNRHIESNLRKNTAPYDVAIIGAGPAGLGAGEELSGKGLRVVLIEEQQASGGQIYRQASENFQKQHVLSPNPLVQRVAEKQDVYRIFGATVWSISTVNEEGNVSTSEHDRESYLIHLENEVAIQTKQIILATGAYDRLFPFQGWTKPGVMSAGGLQIFAKTQRYIPGKAILLAGSHPFILIVAKQILQMGGQIKGIAFAQGFPKLHELFTYGMSGLRRWRKSKELLSALQAVRKAKVPLWFNTIPLEAEGDDQVERLKLARLNQNGEVSEESAYEVQCDVVGLCYGFTASSELARQIGCKTRFDGANGGWLVEVNEEMQSSIPTIRVAGELNGVGGAELSEVEGRIAALSLLKELSPQHYEQKKAWHQSLIKERSSWMAFAEMLGKATDLTFDPLPLLKRKPETYVCRCEEVSYRSIEDTLQEHSHVSSMNAVKLMTRCGMGLCQGRYCERTLQEIASHQWGEKAVGDSLTARFPVKPVTIKQMVKQLEKTR from the coding sequence ATGAGTGAGAAGAAATCACTACATGTGTTAGAGCAACAGATAACGATCAACATTGATCATAACAACTATGCTATTCCTAAAGGATACTCCTTAGCGACAGCTATAAGTGAGGTAAAAGGCTTGGGCTATCGCCAAACTCGATTCGGTGATGTACGTGGTCCTGTATGTAACATGGGAGTATGCTTTGAGTGCTCTGTTTACGTGCAGGGAAAAGGGAACATTAGAGCCTGTATGATCGAGGTCGAGGAGGGGATGGTTGTCCATACTACTCCAGACTTTGAGCAGCTATCTATGGCTGAAGGGGAGGAAGAAGGACGAGCTGTTGGTGCTGACGGTGAAGGAAATAGACACATTGAGAGTAATCTGAGAAAGAATACGGCTCCTTATGATGTAGCTATAATCGGGGCAGGGCCAGCAGGACTAGGGGCGGGCGAAGAGCTTTCAGGAAAAGGGCTACGGGTTGTCCTCATAGAAGAACAGCAGGCATCTGGAGGGCAAATTTATCGTCAGGCCTCAGAGAATTTCCAAAAACAACATGTCCTCTCTCCGAATCCTTTGGTTCAGCGTGTCGCTGAGAAGCAGGATGTGTACCGTATCTTTGGTGCAACAGTATGGTCCATTTCCACGGTGAATGAAGAGGGGAACGTAAGCACGAGTGAGCATGATAGAGAAAGCTACCTCATTCATCTAGAGAATGAGGTAGCGATTCAAACGAAACAGATTATCCTAGCTACTGGTGCGTATGATCGCCTGTTTCCCTTTCAGGGATGGACTAAGCCTGGAGTGATGAGTGCGGGAGGCTTGCAAATTTTTGCTAAAACTCAGCGTTATATACCGGGTAAAGCGATCCTTCTTGCAGGGAGCCACCCCTTTATTCTTATTGTAGCCAAACAGATTCTGCAGATGGGAGGGCAAATTAAAGGAATCGCTTTTGCTCAAGGCTTTCCAAAGCTTCATGAATTGTTTACGTATGGAATGAGTGGATTAAGGCGTTGGAGGAAAAGCAAGGAGCTCTTAAGTGCCCTTCAAGCTGTGCGTAAAGCCAAGGTTCCATTGTGGTTTAATACGATTCCCTTGGAAGCTGAAGGGGATGATCAGGTGGAGAGGCTAAAGCTTGCAAGGCTAAATCAAAACGGCGAGGTTTCTGAGGAATCCGCGTATGAGGTTCAATGTGATGTGGTGGGACTGTGCTATGGTTTTACAGCATCAAGTGAGCTAGCCCGCCAAATAGGCTGTAAAACACGTTTTGATGGAGCTAACGGAGGTTGGTTGGTTGAAGTTAATGAAGAGATGCAGAGTAGTATCCCTACTATTCGAGTAGCTGGGGAATTGAATGGTGTAGGTGGAGCTGAGCTATCGGAAGTTGAAGGGAGAATAGCAGCCCTATCTCTATTGAAGGAGCTCAGTCCCCAACACTATGAGCAAAAAAAAGCATGGCATCAATCCTTAATTAAAGAGCGCAGCTCCTGGATGGCTTTTGCTGAAATGCTGGGGAAAGCAACAGATCTTACCTTTGACCCACTACCATTACTCAAGCGTAAGCCTGAAACGTATGTCTGCCGCTGCGAAGAGGTCTCCTATAGATCGATTGAAGACACACTGCAGGAGCATTCTCATGTTTCCTCCATGAATGCAGTTAAGCTAATGACTCGCTGTGGCATGGGGCTATGTCAGGGACGCTATTGTGAACGTACCCTACAGGAAATCGCTAGTCATCAATGGGGTGAAAAGGCTGTTGGGGACTCTCTAACGGCTCGTTTTCCGGTTAAGCCAGTAACTATTAAACAGATGGTTAAACAACTTGAGAAAACTAGATAA
- a CDS encoding dihydrodipicolinate synthase family protein, which yields MMDKHSVEWKGYLPAISTPFLENGEVDWSGWRSLLEWLVEEGMHGLVLNGTTGEWFSQSLEEKKEIFKVAAEVVEGRIPLIGGCTAYTALEVAEQAAAAKAVGLDGILVAPSPYIVPTDDELVAFYENVSELVELPICIYNWPRGANLDMSAELVSRLADIEKVVAIKNSTPSLQNFVSTFFAVKDKLRYFGFPMNELGLTLIKEYGGDGTMGAGAVLGRVHPNFYNFIWQGDVEQALQCGRKDQFLFQSWFNQDFSAKYGSPQAIVKTALNLRGLPGGYPRLPILPLTTEQQLKVKETLEQVEQVEYQ from the coding sequence ATGATGGATAAACATTCTGTAGAGTGGAAGGGCTATCTACCAGCGATTTCTACGCCGTTTTTAGAGAATGGTGAGGTTGACTGGTCTGGTTGGAGAAGCTTATTAGAATGGCTTGTGGAGGAAGGGATGCACGGCCTAGTTCTTAACGGAACGACAGGTGAGTGGTTCAGTCAAAGCTTAGAGGAAAAGAAAGAAATCTTTAAGGTGGCTGCTGAAGTGGTTGAAGGCAGGATTCCTTTGATTGGGGGCTGTACAGCCTATACAGCGTTAGAGGTTGCTGAGCAAGCGGCTGCTGCTAAAGCAGTGGGACTTGACGGGATATTAGTAGCACCATCGCCTTATATTGTACCTACTGATGATGAGTTAGTTGCCTTCTACGAAAATGTAAGTGAGCTTGTAGAGCTACCGATTTGTATCTATAATTGGCCAAGAGGAGCGAACCTAGATATGAGCGCTGAATTGGTCAGTCGATTAGCGGATATAGAAAAGGTTGTAGCCATCAAAAACTCTACGCCTAGTTTACAAAACTTTGTATCTACGTTTTTTGCTGTGAAGGATAAGCTTCGTTATTTCGGCTTTCCGATGAATGAGCTGGGTCTTACATTGATTAAAGAGTACGGCGGAGACGGAACAATGGGAGCAGGAGCTGTACTTGGCCGTGTCCATCCTAATTTTTATAACTTTATCTGGCAGGGGGATGTTGAGCAGGCCCTGCAATGTGGGCGTAAGGATCAATTCCTGTTTCAATCTTGGTTTAATCAGGACTTCTCCGCTAAATACGGCTCACCGCAAGCGATTGTTAAAACCGCTTTAAATCTCAGGGGCTTGCCAGGTGGCTATCCGCGTCTGCCGATTCTACCATTAACCACAGAGCAGCAGCTTAAGGTTAAAGAAACACTAGAACAGGTTGAACAGGTTGAATATCAGTAA
- a CDS encoding NAD(P)/FAD-dependent oxidoreductase, protein MVQRADVFVIGGGLVGCATAYHLAKRGAQVVLSERGQLNRQASGQNAGSLHFQLEFRMVRFWKELEKEMGELIPMSITSEKMWQGLEEELQADMEVIQHGGFMVAETAEELELLKKKYELEKKWSLNTELLTGEEARGLAPYLSKRVIGAAFCPLEGHANPRLVTPQYAKRASEFGATILTESRVTDLTRRKGKWLVQVNGEERYEAEHIVLAAGAWIEDLAEMLGLHIPMFAVPLTMNVTEPTTPFIHHMIQHVGKRITLKQVRDGNVLIGGGWSSKFAKRAGKLDFSQAPIILPEAVQQNCEIAMELVPHVGNLRLLRSWPGVTGITADQLPLLGEVPERKGVWIAAGGSGFTFGPLYGSILADLIMTGSTDFKIDAFLPKKLSHLNLFMS, encoded by the coding sequence ATGGTCCAAAGAGCAGATGTATTTGTCATTGGAGGAGGACTAGTTGGCTGTGCCACGGCTTACCATTTAGCTAAGCGTGGTGCTCAGGTGGTTCTCTCTGAACGGGGACAGCTTAATCGTCAGGCTTCTGGACAGAACGCCGGTAGCTTGCATTTTCAGCTTGAATTTCGGATGGTTAGGTTCTGGAAAGAGCTTGAGAAGGAGATGGGAGAGCTTATTCCCATGTCTATCACTTCAGAAAAAATGTGGCAAGGACTTGAAGAAGAGCTGCAAGCGGACATGGAAGTGATTCAGCATGGCGGCTTTATGGTGGCGGAAACGGCAGAAGAGCTTGAGCTTTTAAAGAAGAAATATGAGCTGGAGAAGAAGTGGAGCTTGAACACAGAGCTCTTGACGGGAGAGGAAGCCAGAGGGCTTGCGCCTTATCTGTCTAAGCGAGTGATCGGTGCTGCTTTTTGTCCCCTTGAGGGACATGCAAATCCACGTTTGGTTACGCCACAATATGCAAAGAGAGCCAGTGAGTTTGGCGCTACTATTTTAACAGAATCCAGAGTAACAGATCTGACAAGACGAAAAGGGAAATGGCTAGTACAGGTCAATGGGGAGGAGCGCTACGAGGCTGAACATATTGTCCTCGCTGCTGGAGCATGGATTGAGGATTTAGCTGAAATGCTGGGACTGCATATCCCTATGTTTGCTGTGCCCTTAACGATGAACGTAACTGAGCCAACAACTCCGTTTATTCATCATATGATACAGCATGTAGGGAAACGCATTACGCTAAAGCAGGTTAGAGATGGAAACGTCCTTATTGGTGGGGGCTGGTCCTCTAAATTTGCCAAGCGTGCAGGTAAGCTTGATTTCTCCCAAGCTCCTATCATTCTACCAGAGGCTGTGCAGCAAAATTGTGAGATTGCGATGGAGCTTGTGCCACATGTAGGTAATCTACGATTGCTGAGAAGCTGGCCAGGGGTGACAGGAATTACCGCTGATCAGCTTCCTTTGCTTGGGGAAGTACCGGAAAGAAAAGGGGTATGGATTGCAGCAGGAGGCTCAGGATTTACGTTTGGACCACTGTATGGCTCCATTCTTGCTGACCTAATTATGACGGGTTCAACAGACTTTAAAATAGATGCCTTTTTACCAAAAAAGCTATCCCATTTAAATTTATTTATGTCTTAA
- a CDS encoding M24 family metallopeptidase, producing the protein MLNIQSDDRSVGILPLAKQEAIRDQWLGIRLDTVLKEAMEKADLPMWIVVSKEYNEDPVVESLTPCEHDSSRRLSIFVFVLDKETQEVSRYLIGSPHPALAGLYSFIWNRQEETQWERLRTLVEEKNPAKIGINMSAHIAVADGLTHSLYETLLESLGSSWSERLVSAEELVIHWFLKRSEEEMVTYPFLADLTSNLAKKALSNEVIYPGITSTRDVVDWIRQKVLDLGLKTSFYPTVDIQRKGAEVDRLAPAVIMPGDIVHLDFGLEYLGLATDTQQLAYVLKQGELEAPQGLRDAFEQALVMEDIVMSYLKPGLSGNEVFEKSIAESKEESIQAMLYSHPLGPHCHEAGPTIGLYDQQRKIPFKGDIQVVSRSAYALEFNIKAYIPEWEQETYMYLEQPVAVYEQHADYLTPRQETFYLIR; encoded by the coding sequence TTGTTGAATATTCAAAGCGATGATCGTTCTGTGGGTATCTTACCGCTAGCGAAGCAGGAAGCGATTAGAGATCAATGGCTAGGTATTCGTCTGGATACAGTGCTAAAGGAAGCTATGGAAAAAGCTGATCTTCCGATGTGGATTGTAGTAAGTAAGGAATATAACGAGGACCCGGTAGTAGAGTCGCTTACACCTTGCGAGCATGACAGCTCCAGACGTTTATCTATCTTTGTGTTTGTATTAGATAAGGAGACGCAAGAGGTAAGCCGTTATTTAATTGGTTCTCCCCATCCAGCTCTAGCTGGGCTGTATTCCTTCATTTGGAACAGGCAGGAGGAGACACAGTGGGAACGGTTAAGAACACTGGTTGAGGAAAAAAATCCAGCTAAAATTGGAATTAATATGTCCGCACATATTGCTGTGGCTGATGGCTTGACTCACTCTTTATACGAAACGCTGCTGGAGTCTCTTGGGAGCAGTTGGTCAGAAAGACTTGTTTCAGCAGAGGAATTAGTGATCCATTGGTTCCTAAAAAGAAGTGAAGAAGAAATGGTAACCTATCCTTTCTTAGCTGATTTAACGAGTAATCTAGCCAAAAAAGCTCTCTCAAATGAGGTTATTTATCCAGGAATTACATCGACCAGAGATGTTGTAGATTGGATTAGACAAAAGGTGCTTGATTTAGGACTAAAAACATCTTTCTATCCCACAGTGGACATTCAACGTAAGGGTGCTGAGGTAGATCGGCTTGCTCCGGCAGTCATTATGCCCGGGGATATTGTTCATCTGGACTTTGGCTTAGAATATTTGGGATTAGCTACAGATACACAGCAACTAGCGTATGTGCTTAAGCAGGGAGAGCTAGAAGCCCCTCAGGGTCTGCGTGACGCCTTTGAGCAAGCGCTAGTGATGGAGGATATCGTGATGTCCTACCTGAAACCAGGTTTATCTGGTAACGAAGTGTTTGAAAAAAGTATCGCAGAGTCAAAAGAGGAATCTATTCAAGCCATGCTTTATTCTCACCCGCTGGGGCCGCATTGTCATGAGGCAGGGCCGACAATAGGCTTGTATGACCAGCAAAGAAAGATTCCTTTTAAGGGAGATATTCAGGTCGTAAGCAGATCAGCGTATGCTCTGGAATTTAATATTAAGGCTTATATCCCTGAGTGGGAGCAAGAAACATACATGTATTTAGAGCAGCCTGTCGCCGTTTACGAACAGCATGCAGATTATTTAACTCCAAGACAGGAAACCTTCTATTTAATTCGCTAA
- a CDS encoding helix-turn-helix domain-containing protein: MENIGDRLKSVRKSKKMTLKQISEKTNLSISFLSQVEHAKCSVTLESLMKISEALEVSPSFFFSDQKGQEIKSKIAVHKQQSLEEDMAVSNFTYKDLSGNFPNQTFLPTLVTLQPRNEGGRALAHNGQEFIFVLEGTLTVIFEDGELALQAGESLHMESTTPHNWLNKTNEAIKFLYVSSR; the protein is encoded by the coding sequence ATGGAGAATATAGGTGATCGTCTTAAAAGTGTAAGAAAAAGCAAAAAAATGACGTTAAAGCAAATCTCGGAGAAAACAAACCTTTCGATTAGCTTTTTATCACAGGTGGAGCATGCCAAATGCTCTGTTACCTTAGAATCCTTAATGAAAATATCAGAAGCGCTTGAGGTTAGTCCGAGCTTTTTCTTCTCCGATCAAAAGGGTCAGGAAATAAAAAGTAAAATTGCCGTCCATAAACAGCAGTCATTAGAGGAAGACATGGCCGTCTCAAACTTTACGTACAAGGACCTGTCTGGGAATTTTCCAAACCAAACCTTTTTACCGACACTCGTTACTCTCCAGCCCCGGAACGAAGGGGGCAGAGCTTTAGCCCATAATGGTCAAGAATTTATCTTTGTGTTAGAGGGAACCTTGACGGTTATTTTTGAGGATGGTGAGCTAGCTCTGCAGGCTGGAGAAAGCCTTCATATGGAATCTACGACACCGCATAACTGGCTGAATAAAACAAATGAAGCGATTAAGTTTTTATATGTAAGCTCTAGATAA